One genomic window of Elaeis guineensis isolate ETL-2024a chromosome 2, EG11, whole genome shotgun sequence includes the following:
- the LOC105047420 gene encoding zinc finger CCCH domain-containing protein 9 has translation MSPLGSETVANRMQQKLLTPTNSDRLRSAIGTAPFLSPDRRFSCPPYFANDGDSFWPYASVISTTEETTTRVTQPTGSGSVSLNPSTVSFDEEDPTGTENRLYLARLTLQYREIAEHYDLCLSHLQEAAQEAEALRLENAKLRIANSELAKRLNLLSGKQNWQIASPAAGGHPILSIVDEFGRLSVGEPPAETSPTSVLAFRENQFARRATEKRGLPLKSISVRSNGYLKLNQGVSAANRNDRLRVSSPVMVDSQKVCVGGASKKKGERRGREEDEERGEALDLEVYNQGMFKTELCNKWEESGECPYGENCQFAHGITELRPVIRHPRYKTQICRMILAGDTCPYGHRCHFRHTSPSDCFLLRPS, from the exons ATGTCTCCTCTTGGTTCAG AGACGGTAGCCAACAGGATGCAGCAAAAGCTGCTGACACCCACCAATAGCGACCGCCTCAGGTCTGCCATCGGAACCGCGCCGTTCCTATCCCCAGATCGACGGTTCTCCTGTCCTCCGTACTTCGCCAACGATGGAGATTCCTTCTGGCCCTATGCGTCGGTTATCTCAACAACGGAAGAGACAACGACTCGCGTGACCCAGCCCACCGGCTCCGGGTCCGTGTCGCTCAACCCCTCTACCGTCTCCTTCGACGAGGAAGACCCCACCGGCACTGAGAACCGCCTCTACCTCGCCCGCCTTACCCTCCAGTACCGCGAGATCGCCGAGCACTACGATCTGTGCCTCTCCCACCTCCAGGAAGCGGCGCAGGAGGCGGAGGCCCTCCGGCTGGAAAATGCCAAGCTCCGGATCGCCAACAGCGAGCTCGCAAAGCGCCTGAACCTCCTCTCCGGGAAGCAGAACTGGCAGATCGCGTCCCCCGCCGCCGGCGGCCATCCCATTCTGTCGATCGTGGACGAGTTCGGCCGCCTCAGCGTCGGGGAACCGCCGGCGGAGACCAGCCCGACGAGCGTGCTGGCGTTCCGGGAGAACCAGTTCGCTAGGCGGGCCACGGAGAAGCGGGGCCTGCCGCTCAAAAGCATCTCCGTCCGGTCCAATGGGTACCTCAAGCTAAACCAGGGTGTCTCGGCCGCCAACCGCAACGACCGGCTTCGCGTCTCCAGCCCGGTCATGGTCGATTCG CAAAAGGTGTGCGTGGGTGGGGCGAGCAAGAAGAAGGGGGAAAGACGAGGCCGAGAGGAGGATGAAGAGCGTGGAGAGGCACTGGATCTGGAGGTGTACAACCAGGGAATGTTCAAGACGGAGCTGTGCAACAAGTGGGAGGAGAGCGGGGAGTGCCCCTATGGCGAGAACTGCCAGTTCGCCCACGGCATCACCGAGCTCCGCCCTGTTATCCGCCACCCCCGCTATAAGACCCAGATCTGCCGCATGATCCTCGCCGGCGACACCTGCCCCTACGGACACCGCTGCCACTTTCGCCACACTTCCCCTTCCGACTGCTTCCTCCTCCGCCCTTCCTAA